Proteins encoded together in one Kutzneria kofuensis window:
- a CDS encoding LacI family DNA-binding transcriptional regulator — protein sequence MRVTIAEVARRARVSKTTVSRVLNNKSDVDAATAIRVREVIAATGYIPSAGAVGLAKGRTNTVGMLVPGLTWPWMGDVLQGVADVLEAKGYGLLLNTVNRGADSMTQFARHVSAKAFDGLLLVEPPDTLSYIQSLHESGLPVVMIDDRGHHPGFPSVATSNRAGAASAAQHLASIGRDRVVMITGPAEFGCTVERVQGFRDVMAEKTLVEGDFTPESGLAAIREVLRSGVEFDAVFAQNDMMAVGALDGLREAGRSVPEDVAVIGFDDIALATHAVPALTTVRQPSREMGEAAATMLLDNLLDNTPLPAEPHVVPTSLVIRDSA from the coding sequence ATGCGGGTCACGATCGCCGAGGTCGCCCGGCGGGCACGGGTGAGCAAGACGACCGTGTCGCGGGTGCTGAACAACAAGTCGGACGTGGACGCCGCGACCGCGATCCGGGTCCGCGAGGTGATCGCCGCCACCGGCTACATCCCCAGCGCCGGCGCGGTCGGCCTGGCCAAGGGGCGTACCAACACCGTCGGCATGCTGGTGCCGGGGCTGACCTGGCCGTGGATGGGCGACGTGCTGCAGGGTGTCGCCGACGTGCTGGAGGCCAAGGGCTACGGCCTGCTGCTGAACACCGTCAACCGGGGCGCCGACTCCATGACCCAGTTCGCCCGGCACGTGTCGGCGAAGGCGTTCGACGGGCTGCTGCTCGTGGAGCCGCCCGACACCCTCAGCTACATCCAGTCGCTGCACGAGTCCGGGCTGCCCGTCGTCATGATCGACGACCGTGGCCACCACCCCGGCTTCCCCTCCGTCGCCACCAGCAACCGCGCCGGCGCCGCCTCCGCCGCCCAGCACCTCGCCTCCATCGGCCGCGACCGGGTCGTCATGATCACCGGGCCGGCCGAGTTCGGCTGCACCGTCGAGCGGGTGCAGGGCTTCCGTGACGTCATGGCCGAGAAGACCCTCGTGGAGGGCGACTTCACGCCGGAGAGCGGGCTGGCCGCCATCCGCGAGGTGCTCCGCTCCGGCGTCGAGTTCGACGCCGTTTTCGCACAGAACGACATGATGGCCGTCGGCGCCCTGGACGGCCTCCGCGAGGCCGGCCGTTCCGTGCCCGAGGACGTCGCCGTCATCGGCTTCGACGACATCGCCCTGGCCACCCACGCCGTGCCGGCCCTGACCACCGTGCGCCAGCCGTCCCGGGAGATGGGCGAGGCCGCCGCCACCATGCTGCTGGACAACCTCCTCGACAACACACCCCTCCCCGCCGAACCCCACGTAGTCCCGACATCCCTGGTAATCCGCGACTCCGCCTGA
- the xylA gene encoding xylose isomerase, with the protein MTAQPTKADRFSFGLWTVGWPANDPFGDPTRPALDPVETVHRLAELGAWGVSFHDDDLIPFGSDDAVREERITRFRKALDETGLVVPMATTNLFKHPVFKDGGFTSNDRSVRRFALRKVLRNIDLAAELGASTYVLWGGREGSETDAAKDVRAALDRYREAMNVLTQYVVDQGYGIRFALEPKPNEPRGDILLPTIGHALGFISTLEHEELVGLNPEVGHEQMAGLNFVHGISQALWQDKLFHIDLNGQKGPRYDQDLIFGHGDLLSAFFLVDLLENGGYDGPRHFDYKPLRTEDITGVWASAAANMRTYLLLKERAAAFRADPAVQEALANAKVAELAEPTLAPGETVAQLRAADADFDADAVGARGYGFVELEQLAVEHALGAR; encoded by the coding sequence GTGACCGCGCAGCCCACGAAGGCGGACAGGTTCAGCTTCGGCTTGTGGACGGTGGGGTGGCCGGCCAACGACCCGTTCGGCGACCCGACGCGGCCGGCGCTCGACCCGGTCGAGACGGTGCACCGGCTGGCCGAGCTCGGCGCCTGGGGCGTCTCCTTCCACGACGACGACCTGATCCCGTTCGGCTCCGACGACGCCGTGCGCGAGGAGCGGATCACCCGCTTCCGCAAGGCGTTGGACGAGACCGGTCTCGTGGTGCCGATGGCGACCACGAACCTGTTCAAGCACCCCGTCTTCAAGGACGGCGGTTTCACCAGCAACGACCGCTCGGTGCGGCGCTTCGCGCTGCGCAAGGTGTTGCGCAACATCGACCTCGCGGCCGAGCTGGGCGCCAGCACCTACGTGCTGTGGGGCGGCCGTGAGGGGTCGGAGACCGACGCCGCCAAGGACGTGCGGGCGGCGCTGGACCGGTACCGCGAGGCGATGAACGTGCTGACCCAGTACGTCGTCGATCAGGGGTACGGCATCCGCTTCGCCCTGGAGCCGAAGCCGAACGAGCCGCGCGGCGACATCCTGCTGCCGACCATCGGCCACGCCCTCGGCTTCATCTCGACGCTGGAGCACGAGGAGCTGGTCGGTCTCAACCCTGAGGTCGGGCATGAGCAGATGGCCGGGCTGAACTTCGTGCACGGCATCTCGCAGGCGCTGTGGCAGGACAAGCTGTTCCACATCGACCTCAACGGCCAGAAGGGTCCCCGCTACGACCAGGACCTGATCTTCGGCCACGGCGACCTGCTGTCCGCCTTCTTCCTCGTCGACCTGCTGGAGAACGGCGGCTACGACGGGCCGCGGCACTTCGACTACAAGCCGCTGCGCACCGAGGACATCACCGGCGTGTGGGCCAGCGCCGCCGCGAACATGCGCACCTACCTGCTGCTCAAGGAACGCGCCGCGGCCTTCCGCGCCGACCCGGCCGTGCAGGAGGCGCTGGCGAACGCGAAGGTCGCCGAGCTGGCCGAGCCGACGCTGGCCCCCGGCGAGACGGTGGCGCAGCTGCGGGCCGCGGACGCGGACTTCGACGCGGACGCGGTCGGCGCTCGCGGTTACGGCTTCGTGGAGCTGGAGCAGCTGGCCGTCGAGCACGCGTTGGGAGCTCGCTGA
- the xylB gene encoding xylulokinase, which yields MTLVAGIDSSTQSCKVVVRDADSGALVREGRAAHPVGTEVDPAAWQQALDEAVADAGGLDDVAALAVGAQQHGMVCLDESGDVVRPALLWNDTRSAAAAADLVSELGGPEPWVDAVGSVPVASFTITKLRWLAEHEPANADRTAAVCLPHDWLTQRLTGGELHTDRSDASGTGYWSPSTGAYREDLLTLAFGRTLRLPRVLEPAAAAGQFRSGALVAAGAGDNAAAALGVQAEPGDVVVSIGTSGTAFASSVKPAGSSIVNGFADAQGRFLPLVCTLNAARVLDATARMLRIGVDELSELALAAPAGADGLVLVPYLEGERTPNRPDASGTLHGLRLDTATPAHLARAAVEGLLCSLADAVDALVELGIPATRVLIVGGGARSEAVRRIAPTVFGCPVVVPEPSEFVADGAARQAAWALRGQIDPPQWSALTSRCYQADPVPSVRERYAHARELVLDRPQC from the coding sequence ATGACGCTCGTCGCCGGGATCGACTCGTCCACCCAGTCCTGCAAGGTGGTCGTGCGGGACGCCGACTCCGGGGCGCTGGTCCGCGAGGGCCGCGCCGCCCACCCGGTCGGCACGGAGGTCGACCCGGCGGCGTGGCAGCAGGCGCTGGACGAGGCGGTCGCGGACGCCGGCGGGCTCGACGACGTCGCCGCGCTCGCCGTCGGCGCCCAACAGCACGGCATGGTGTGCCTGGACGAGTCCGGCGACGTCGTCCGGCCGGCACTGCTGTGGAACGACACCAGGTCGGCAGCCGCCGCGGCCGACCTGGTGTCCGAACTCGGCGGTCCCGAGCCGTGGGTGGACGCGGTCGGCAGCGTGCCGGTCGCGTCGTTCACGATCACCAAACTGCGCTGGCTGGCCGAGCACGAGCCGGCCAACGCCGACCGCACGGCCGCGGTGTGCCTGCCGCACGACTGGCTGACGCAGCGGCTGACCGGCGGCGAGCTCCACACGGATCGCAGTGATGCCAGCGGAACCGGCTACTGGTCGCCGTCGACCGGTGCCTACCGCGAGGATCTGCTCACCCTGGCGTTCGGTCGCACGCTCCGGCTGCCGCGCGTGCTCGAGCCCGCGGCGGCCGCCGGCCAGTTCCGGTCCGGCGCGCTGGTTGCCGCCGGGGCGGGCGACAACGCGGCCGCGGCCCTTGGCGTGCAAGCGGAACCGGGCGATGTCGTGGTGTCGATCGGCACCTCCGGCACGGCGTTCGCGTCCAGCGTCAAGCCGGCCGGCAGCTCGATCGTCAACGGATTCGCCGACGCACAGGGCAGATTCCTGCCCCTGGTGTGCACGCTCAACGCCGCCCGGGTGCTCGACGCCACGGCACGGATGCTGCGCATCGGCGTCGACGAGCTGTCCGAACTCGCCCTGGCCGCGCCCGCGGGCGCCGACGGTCTGGTGCTCGTGCCGTACCTGGAAGGCGAGCGAACCCCGAACCGGCCGGATGCCTCCGGCACCTTGCACGGCCTGAGACTCGACACCGCCACGCCGGCGCACCTCGCCCGTGCCGCCGTGGAGGGCCTGCTGTGCAGCCTCGCCGACGCCGTGGACGCCTTGGTGGAGCTGGGGATTCCGGCGACACGAGTGCTGATCGTCGGCGGCGGGGCCAGATCCGAGGCGGTCCGTCGGATCGCGCCCACGGTTTTCGGTTGCCCCGTAGTGGTTCCCGAACCGAGCGAATTCGTCGCCGACGGCGCCGCCAGGCAGGCTGCATGGGCGTTGCGCGGGCAGATCGACCCTCCACAGTGGAGCGCGCTCACTTCCCGCTGCTACCAGGCGGATCCGGTGCCGTCGGTGCGTGAACGGTACGCGCACGCCCGTGAACTGGTGCTCGACCGTCCACAGTGCTAG
- a CDS encoding glycoside hydrolase family 71/99-like protein, with protein sequence MGLSRRTFLASALAAAASTGYLPTASASPQASPVGDVVGKITVGYQGWFACIGDGAPINTWWHWSQNAGQAPSPSNNNIKAWPDMREFTRGYQTAYANLNNGNPATLFSSYDQQTVDTHFAWMHQYGCDTAALQRFNPNSPEGPTRDAMAGKVRSAAEGHGVKFYIMYDVTGWSTMQSEIKADWTNKMSKHTASSAYARQNGKPVVCIWGFGFSDGNHPWDAGTCLDVINWFKGQGCYVIGGVPRAWRVGGAGTRTGFLDTYHAFNMISPWMVGAIKNAGESDNIYNTINVGDQADCNSHGIDYQPCVLPGDVSERQRAHGDFMWRQFYNMVRVGAQGIYISMFDEFGEGNQIAKTAPDGSWVPAGSGLWALDEDGTWCSSDYYLRLTADGGRMLKKQIALTATRPTSPG encoded by the coding sequence ATGGGATTGTCTCGACGCACCTTTCTCGCCTCGGCGCTGGCCGCCGCGGCGAGCACCGGATACTTACCCACCGCGTCCGCGAGTCCGCAGGCCAGCCCGGTCGGCGACGTCGTGGGCAAGATAACCGTTGGCTACCAGGGCTGGTTCGCCTGCATCGGAGACGGCGCGCCGATCAACACCTGGTGGCACTGGAGCCAGAACGCCGGCCAGGCTCCGTCGCCGTCGAACAACAACATCAAGGCGTGGCCGGACATGCGGGAGTTCACCCGCGGCTACCAGACCGCCTACGCCAATCTGAACAACGGAAATCCCGCAACGCTGTTCTCCTCCTACGACCAGCAGACCGTGGACACCCACTTCGCGTGGATGCACCAGTACGGCTGCGACACCGCCGCCCTGCAGCGGTTCAACCCCAACAGCCCCGAAGGGCCCACCCGCGATGCCATGGCCGGCAAGGTGCGGTCGGCGGCCGAGGGGCACGGCGTGAAGTTCTACATCATGTACGACGTCACCGGTTGGTCGACGATGCAGTCGGAGATCAAGGCCGACTGGACCAACAAGATGTCCAAGCACACGGCGTCGTCGGCCTATGCCCGGCAGAACGGCAAACCCGTCGTCTGCATCTGGGGTTTCGGGTTCAGCGACGGCAACCACCCGTGGGACGCCGGCACCTGCCTGGACGTGATCAACTGGTTCAAGGGTCAGGGTTGTTACGTGATCGGCGGCGTGCCAAGGGCATGGCGGGTCGGCGGCGCCGGCACCCGGACCGGGTTCCTCGACACCTACCACGCGTTCAACATGATCTCGCCGTGGATGGTCGGCGCGATCAAGAACGCCGGCGAGTCCGACAACATCTACAACACCATCAACGTCGGCGACCAGGCCGACTGCAACAGCCATGGCATCGACTACCAGCCCTGCGTGCTGCCCGGCGACGTGTCCGAGCGGCAGCGCGCGCACGGCGACTTCATGTGGCGGCAGTTCTACAACATGGTCCGCGTCGGCGCGCAGGGCATCTACATCTCGATGTTCGACGAGTTCGGCGAGGGCAACCAGATCGCCAAGACCGCCCCTGACGGGTCCTGGGTGCCAGCCGGCTCCGGGCTGTGGGCGCTCGACGAGGACGGCACGTGGTGCTCGTCGGACTACTACCTGCGGCTCACCGCCGACGGCGGGCGGATGCTGAAGAAACAGATCGCCCTGACCGCGACCCGGCCGACCAGTCCGGGTTAG
- a CDS encoding pyridoxal phosphate-dependent decarboxylase family protein: MFAKLAEDLAELPELLAETRTYAARILAGLDDRPVAVSASAAASAALPESGDGLRSAMTAFASRWEPGFAASAGPRYLGFVTGGATPAALAGDWLTSTLDQNAHGSVGSSAVALEREAVAWLGSLFGLDMPGAFVTGATMSNLVGLAIGREWLGAQLGVSVTDEGLPGPVRVLSGTPHSSIGKSLSVLGIGRKRLVSVPTLPDREAVDVSALERELAAGPAIVVANAGTVNTVDFDDIRAVADLKSRYEFWLHVDAAFGGFAAVSPACASLLDGWSEADSVCVDLHKWLNVPYDSAVQFTRRQDLQVRVFENQSPYLGAPGDVPDPMHLTPETSRRLRALPAWFALAAYGRAGYREIVERNIACAREMGSRLAASPDWRLLAPVRLNVVCFAPTTGQVADVLDDLARSGEAFLTPTVYRGVPAIRAAFSNWRTTAADVDRVCRALGV; encoded by the coding sequence ATGTTCGCGAAACTGGCCGAGGACCTCGCCGAGCTGCCGGAGCTGCTGGCGGAGACCCGCACCTACGCCGCCCGCATCCTCGCCGGCCTCGACGACCGTCCGGTGGCCGTTTCCGCGTCCGCCGCCGCTTCCGCTGCGCTGCCCGAGTCCGGCGACGGCCTGCGCTCGGCCATGACGGCGTTCGCCTCGCGCTGGGAACCCGGCTTCGCGGCCAGCGCGGGCCCCCGCTACCTGGGCTTCGTCACCGGCGGCGCCACCCCGGCCGCGTTGGCCGGCGACTGGCTGACCTCGACCCTCGACCAGAACGCCCACGGCTCGGTCGGTTCCTCCGCGGTCGCCCTGGAACGCGAAGCGGTGGCCTGGCTGGGATCGCTGTTCGGCCTGGACATGCCCGGCGCCTTCGTCACCGGCGCGACCATGTCGAACCTGGTCGGCCTGGCCATCGGCCGGGAATGGCTCGGCGCGCAGCTCGGCGTCTCCGTGACGGACGAGGGCCTGCCCGGGCCCGTTCGCGTGCTGTCCGGCACGCCGCACTCCAGCATCGGCAAGTCCCTGTCGGTGCTGGGAATCGGCCGCAAACGCCTGGTTTCCGTGCCCACTCTGCCGGATCGCGAGGCCGTCGACGTGTCGGCCCTGGAACGGGAACTGGCCGCCGGGCCGGCGATCGTGGTGGCCAACGCGGGCACCGTCAACACGGTCGACTTCGACGACATCCGGGCCGTCGCCGACCTGAAGTCCCGCTACGAGTTCTGGCTGCACGTCGACGCGGCCTTCGGTGGCTTCGCGGCCGTGTCACCGGCCTGCGCGAGCCTGCTGGACGGCTGGTCGGAGGCCGACTCCGTGTGCGTCGACCTGCACAAGTGGCTGAACGTGCCGTACGACTCCGCCGTGCAGTTCACCCGCCGCCAGGACCTGCAGGTCCGGGTGTTCGAGAACCAGTCGCCCTACCTCGGCGCCCCCGGCGACGTCCCCGATCCCATGCACCTCACGCCCGAGACCTCCCGCCGGCTCCGCGCCCTGCCCGCCTGGTTCGCCCTCGCCGCGTACGGCCGTGCGGGTTACCGCGAGATCGTCGAACGCAACATCGCCTGCGCCCGGGAAATGGGTTCCCGGCTGGCCGCCAGCCCGGACTGGCGGTTGCTGGCTCCGGTGCGGTTGAACGTCGTGTGCTTCGCCCCGACCACGGGCCAGGTCGCCGACGTGCTCGACGACCTGGCCCGCAGCGGCGAAGCGTTCCTGACGCCCACGGTCTACCGGGGCGTCCCGGCGATCCGCGCCGCCTTCAGCAACTGGCGCACCACCGCCGCGGATGTGGACAGGGTGTGCCGGGCCTTGGGGGTTTAG